The proteins below come from a single Balaenoptera musculus isolate JJ_BM4_2016_0621 chromosome 1, mBalMus1.pri.v3, whole genome shotgun sequence genomic window:
- the BCAR3 gene encoding breast cancer anti-estrogen resistance protein 3 isoform X2, whose product MPKECNAFHALSAALCCFYHRKSFLGVKFSKERHVMDRTPERLKKELEEELLLSSEDLRSHAWYHGRIPRQVSENLVQRDGDFLVRDSLSSPGNFVLTCQWKNLPQHFKIRRTVLRLSEAYSRVQYQFETESFDSIPGLVRCYVGNRRPISQQSGAIIFQPINRTVPLRCLEEHYGTSPSRAQEGSLVEGRPDVAKRLSLTMGGPQAREQSLPRGNLLRNREKSGSQPACLDHMQDRRALSLKAHQSESYLPIGGKLPPQSPGVGTRPCPNSPVFRTGSEPTLSPAVVRRVSSDPRAGGALRGSDSQLCPKPPPKPCKAPMLKAPQSPSTWLNSEANYCELNPALAAGCDGAARPPFCAQDSYVDLLTAKQNGGPAARNSDTSYLILDDNDGAKPWEPLPTQRDKGQEDEGTFVTPLLETASSFKPNDLESKLLPPENKPLETAMLKRAKELFTNNDPKVIAQHMLNMDCKVARILEVSEEMRKNMGMSSGLELITLPYGHQLRLDIIERHNTMAIGIAVDILGCTGTLEDRAATLNRIIQVAVELKDSMGDLYSFSAIMKALEMPQITRLEKTWTALRHQYTQTAILYEKQLKPFSKILHEGRESTCVPPNNISVPLLMPLVTLMEREAVTFEGTDMWEKNDESCEIMLNHLATARLMAEAADSYRMNAERILAGFQPDEEMSEIFKTEFQMRLLWGSKGAQVNQTERYEKFNQILTALSRKLEPPPTKQAEL is encoded by the exons TTCTCCAAGGAGAGGCACGTCATGGACAGGACCCCGGAGAGGCTGaagaaggagctggaggaggagctgctgCTGAGCAGCGAGGACTTGCGCAGCCACGCCTGGTACCACGGCCGCATCCCCCGACAG GTGTCAGAAAACCTCGTGCAGCGGGACGGTGACTTCCTGGTTCGTGATTCCCTGTCCAGCCCCGGAAACTTTGTCCTGACCTGTCAGTGGAAGAACCTCCCTCAGCACTTCAAGATCCGCCGGACGGTCCTGCGGCTCAGTGAGGCCTACAGCCGAGTGCAGTACCAGTTTGAGACGGAGAGCTTCGACTCCATCCCCGGCCTGGTGCGCTGCTATGTGGGCAACCGGCGGCCCATCTCCCAGCAGAGCGGAGCCATCATCTTCCAGCCCATCAACAGGACGGTGCCCCTGCGGTGCCTGGAGGAGCACTACGGCACCTCCCCCAGCCGGGCCCAGGAGGGCAGCCTCGTCGAGGGAAGGCCGGACGTGGCCAAGAGGCTGAGCCTCACCATGGGCGGCCCCCAGGCCCGAGAGCAGAGCCTGCCCAGGGGCAACCTCCTCAG AAATAGAGAGAAGAGTGGTAGCCAGCCAGCCTGCCTGGATCACATGCAGGACAGAAGAGCCTTGTCCCTCAAAGCCCACCAGTCGGAAAGTTACCTGCCAATTG GTGGTAAGCTGCCCCCTCAGTCCCCAGGTGTAGGCACAAGACCCTGCCCAAACTCACCGGTTTTCAGGACAGGCAGCGAGCCCACCCTGAGCCCAGCGGTGGTTCGGAGGGTCTCCTCGGACCCTAGGGCAGGGGGGGCACTGAGGGGCTCAGACAGCCAGCTATGCCCCAAACCTCCCCCCAAGCCCTGCAAAGCGCCCATGCTCAAGGCTCCCCAGTCTCCATCCACCTGGCTCAACTCAGAGGCCAACTACTGCGAACTGAACCCAGCCTTGGCCGCAGGCTGCGACGGGGCAGCACGACCGCCCTTCTGTGCCCAGGACAGCTACGTGGACCTGCTGACCGCCAAACAGAACGGCGGGCCGGCTGCCCGGAACTCTGACACCAGCTACTTGATCCTTGATGACAATGACGGGGCAAAGCCTTGGGAGCCGCTGCCGACCCAGAGGGACAAGGGGCAGGAGGACGAGGGTACATTCGTGACACCCCTCCTGGAGACTGCCTCCTCCTTCAAGCCCAACGACCTTGAGTCGAAGCTCCTTCCTCCTGAGAACAAGCCCCTGGAAACTGCGATGCTGAAGCGTGCGAAAGAACTGTTCACCAACAACGACCCCAAGGTCATCGCCCAGCACATGCTGAACATGGACTGCAAG GTCGCGAGGATACTTGAAGTCTCTGAAGAGATGAGGAAGAACATGGGCATGAGCTCAGGGCTGGAGCTCATCACCCTGCCTTATGGCCACCAGCTGCGCCTGGACATCATTGAAAG ACACAACACGATGGCCATCGGCATTGCAGTGGACATTCTGGGCTGCACGGGCACTTTGGAGGACAGAGCAGCCACCCTCAATAGGATCATCCAGGTGGCAGTGGAGCTGAAAGACTCCATGGGGGACCTCTATTCTTTCTCGGCCATCATGAAGGCCTTGGAAATGCCGCAG ATCACAAGGTTAGAAAAAACGTGGACTGCCCTGCGGCACCAGTACACACAAACCGCCATCCTCTATGAGAAACAGCTGAAGCCTTTTAGCAAAATCCTGCACGAAGGCAGAG AGTCTACGTGTGTTCCCCCAAATAATATATCAGTCCCACTGCTGATGCCTCTTGTGACCTTAATGGAGCGCGAGGCTGTCACTTTTGAAGGAACTGACATGTGGGAAAAAAACGACGAAAGCTGTGAGATTATGCTGAACCATTTGGCAACAGCCCGACTCATGGCAGAAGCTGCAGACAGCTACCGGATGAATGCTGAGAGGATCCTGGCAG gtTTTCAACCAGATGAAGAAATGAGTGAAATCTTCAAGACTGAATTCCAAATGAGATTGCTATGGGGCAGCAAAGGTGCACAAGTCAATCAGACAGAGAGATATGAGAAATTCAACCAGATTTTAACTGCCCTCTCACGTAAACTGGAACCTCCTCCTACAAAGCAGGCAGAGCTTTGA
- the BCAR3 gene encoding breast cancer anti-estrogen resistance protein 3 isoform X3 translates to MQDRRALSLKAHQSESYLPIGGKLPPQSPGVGTRPCPNSPVFRTGSEPTLSPAVVRRVSSDPRAGGALRGSDSQLCPKPPPKPCKAPMLKAPQSPSTWLNSEANYCELNPALAAGCDGAARPPFCAQDSYVDLLTAKQNGGPAARNSDTSYLILDDNDGAKPWEPLPTQRDKGQEDEGTFVTPLLETASSFKPNDLESKLLPPENKPLETAMLKRAKELFTNNDPKVIAQHMLNMDCKVARILEVSEEMRKNMGMSSGLELITLPYGHQLRLDIIERHNTMAIGIAVDILGCTGTLEDRAATLNRIIQVAVELKDSMGDLYSFSAIMKALEMPQITRLEKTWTALRHQYTQTAILYEKQLKPFSKILHEGRESTCVPPNNISVPLLMPLVTLMEREAVTFEGTDMWEKNDESCEIMLNHLATARLMAEAADSYRMNAERILAGFQPDEEMSEIFKTEFQMRLLWGSKGAQVNQTERYEKFNQILTALSRKLEPPPTKQAEL, encoded by the exons ATGCAGGACAGAAGAGCCTTGTCCCTCAAAGCCCACCAGTCGGAAAGTTACCTGCCAATTG GTGGTAAGCTGCCCCCTCAGTCCCCAGGTGTAGGCACAAGACCCTGCCCAAACTCACCGGTTTTCAGGACAGGCAGCGAGCCCACCCTGAGCCCAGCGGTGGTTCGGAGGGTCTCCTCGGACCCTAGGGCAGGGGGGGCACTGAGGGGCTCAGACAGCCAGCTATGCCCCAAACCTCCCCCCAAGCCCTGCAAAGCGCCCATGCTCAAGGCTCCCCAGTCTCCATCCACCTGGCTCAACTCAGAGGCCAACTACTGCGAACTGAACCCAGCCTTGGCCGCAGGCTGCGACGGGGCAGCACGACCGCCCTTCTGTGCCCAGGACAGCTACGTGGACCTGCTGACCGCCAAACAGAACGGCGGGCCGGCTGCCCGGAACTCTGACACCAGCTACTTGATCCTTGATGACAATGACGGGGCAAAGCCTTGGGAGCCGCTGCCGACCCAGAGGGACAAGGGGCAGGAGGACGAGGGTACATTCGTGACACCCCTCCTGGAGACTGCCTCCTCCTTCAAGCCCAACGACCTTGAGTCGAAGCTCCTTCCTCCTGAGAACAAGCCCCTGGAAACTGCGATGCTGAAGCGTGCGAAAGAACTGTTCACCAACAACGACCCCAAGGTCATCGCCCAGCACATGCTGAACATGGACTGCAAG GTCGCGAGGATACTTGAAGTCTCTGAAGAGATGAGGAAGAACATGGGCATGAGCTCAGGGCTGGAGCTCATCACCCTGCCTTATGGCCACCAGCTGCGCCTGGACATCATTGAAAG ACACAACACGATGGCCATCGGCATTGCAGTGGACATTCTGGGCTGCACGGGCACTTTGGAGGACAGAGCAGCCACCCTCAATAGGATCATCCAGGTGGCAGTGGAGCTGAAAGACTCCATGGGGGACCTCTATTCTTTCTCGGCCATCATGAAGGCCTTGGAAATGCCGCAG ATCACAAGGTTAGAAAAAACGTGGACTGCCCTGCGGCACCAGTACACACAAACCGCCATCCTCTATGAGAAACAGCTGAAGCCTTTTAGCAAAATCCTGCACGAAGGCAGAG AGTCTACGTGTGTTCCCCCAAATAATATATCAGTCCCACTGCTGATGCCTCTTGTGACCTTAATGGAGCGCGAGGCTGTCACTTTTGAAGGAACTGACATGTGGGAAAAAAACGACGAAAGCTGTGAGATTATGCTGAACCATTTGGCAACAGCCCGACTCATGGCAGAAGCTGCAGACAGCTACCGGATGAATGCTGAGAGGATCCTGGCAG gtTTTCAACCAGATGAAGAAATGAGTGAAATCTTCAAGACTGAATTCCAAATGAGATTGCTATGGGGCAGCAAAGGTGCACAAGTCAATCAGACAGAGAGATATGAGAAATTCAACCAGATTTTAACTGCCCTCTCACGTAAACTGGAACCTCCTCCTACAAAGCAGGCAGAGCTTTGA